A portion of the Cydia fagiglandana chromosome 7, ilCydFagi1.1, whole genome shotgun sequence genome contains these proteins:
- the LOC134665974 gene encoding ras-related protein Rab-3, whose protein sequence is MAGGGDPKWQKDASDQNFDYMFKLLIIGNSSVGKTSFLFRYADDSFTSAFVSTVGIDFKVKTVFRHDKRVKLQIWDTAGQERYRTITTAYYRGAMGFILMYDITNEESFNSVQDWVTQIKTYSWDNAQVILVGNKCDMEEERVVSAERGRQLAEQLGVEFYETSAKENINVKSVFERLVDIICDKMSESLDSEPAMLAGGARGQRLTEQPQGNTNSNCNC, encoded by the exons ATGGCTGGTGGCGGAGACCCGAAATGGCAGAAAGATGCGTCGGATCAGAATTTCGACTACATGTTCAAACTTCTCATCATTGGCAACAGTTCTGTAGGAAAAACCAG TTTTCTGTTCCGTTACGCGGATGACTCATTCACATCAGCATTCGTATCGACGGTGGGGATCGATTTCAAGGTGAAGACGGTCTTTCGCCACGACAAACGCGTTAAACTTCAGATATGG GATACTGCAGGACAAGAGCGCTACCGGACCATTACAACGGCATACTACCGAGGAGCCATGGGTTTCATCCTCATGTACGATATCACCAATGAGGAGAGTTTCAACAGCGTGCAAGATTG GGTGACGCAAATAAAGACGTACTCATGGGACAATGCGCAAGTGATCCTGGTGGGCAACAAGTGCGACATGGAGGAGGAGCGTGTGGTGAGCGCGGAGCGCGGCCGCCAGTTAGCTGAGCAGCTAGGCGTCGAGTTCTACGAGACCAGTGCTAAGGAGAACATCAATGTTAAG TCTGTGTTCGAGCGCCTGGTGGACATAATTTGCGACAAAATGTCAGAGAGCTTGGACTCTGAGCCGGCCATGCTTGCCGGAGGAGCCCGCGGCCAGCGCCTCACAGAGCAGCCGCAAGGGAACACGAACAGCAACTGTAACTGTTAA
- the LOC134666228 gene encoding multiple inositol polyphosphate phosphatase 1-like, whose protein sequence is MMRVKFNLIVLIVYLNAGIALSSFCYWNTACSYRYFSTKTPYNAVRGDIRDSVINIPECEPISIWGIFRNGKTYPDPKSAIRMKEAIAIRDLVVSSYEKGRCSLCAQDIDNLRDWAIDNDNFDKTSALHDEGRQEMFDIASRLKQVYSKLNELDGANYRFRPTHHSWVKECAKAFLEGLGSKNIKMDDLTSDFDVMDPVNTDVEENSDWNKETDKYKISSDYLAAKDRIQRRLGIDYSLTSDNITALYDLCCYTWSGLNNKASPWCALFTTEDLKVLEYIGDLEHYYRYGYGRQNAEMNAQIPLEDLLESFQLAKAGKGRKITAYFTRSRIMDMIYTALGWFKDSEPITAADKKRERYWRTSRINPHAANIVMVLNKCAFKKSSDYHVMFYMNEEPLRSVCEGGICSWSEFEKIFSPFSKTRSNTTTS, encoded by the exons atgaTGAGagtgaaatttaatttaatagtgcTTATTGTTTATCTAAACGCAGGTATTGCGTTATCTTCGTTTTGTTATTGGAACACGGCATGCTCCTATAGATATTTTTCGACCAAAACTCCCTACAATGCGGTACGAGGTGACATACGGGACTCCGTCATAAATATACCAG AATGTGAACCGATCAGTATCTGGGGCATATTTCGCAACGGCAAAACATACCCTGATCCTAAATCAGCCATAAGGATGAAGGAAGCAATCGCGATCCGTGACCTCGTTGTCTCGAGCTACGAAAAAGGCAGGTGTTCACTTTGCGCTCAAGATATCGACAATCTCCGAGACTGGGCCATTGACAACGATAATTTTGATAAAACAAGCGCTTTACATGATGAAGGACGCCAGGAAATGTTTGATATCGCTAGCAGATTAAAACAAGTTTATTCTAAGCTGAACGAACTAGATGGAGCTAATTACAGATTCCGGCCAACGCATCATTCTTGGGTTAAAGAGTGTGCTAAAGCGTTTTTGGAGGGGCTTGGAAGCAAGAATATAAAAATGGATGATCTAACAAGCGACTTTGATGTTATGGAT CCGGTCAACACTGATGTTGAAGAAAACTCCGATTGGAACAAGGAAAcagataaatataaaatttcctCAGACTATCTagca GCAAAGGATAGGATCCAAAGGCGATTGGGTATCGATTATAGCCTAACCAGCGACAACATAACTGCTCTTTATGATTTATGTTGCTATACTTGGTCGGGACTGAACAACAAGGCTAGTCCTTGGTGTGCCCTATTTACAACCGAGGACCTCAAAGTTTTAGAATACATCGGAGACTTAGAACATTACTACAGATATGGTTATGGGCGTCAAAACGCAGAGATGAACGCTCAAATACCCTTAGAAGATCTACTAGAGAGTTTCCAATTGGCAAAAGCTGGGAAAGGTAGAAAAATAACGGCATATTTCACGCGCTCCAGAATAATGGATATGATATATACAGCTCTTGGTTGGTTCAAAGATAGCGAACCAATTACTGCAGCTGACAAAAAACGAGAACGTTATTGGAGAACTAGCAGAATCAATCCTCATGCAGCTAATATTGTCATGGTCTTAAACAA ATGCGCGTTTAAGAAGTCCAGTGACTACCACGTCATGTTCTACATGAATGAAGAGCCGCTACGCTCAGTTTGCGAAGGAGGAATTTGCTCTTGGTCGGAATTCGAAAAAATATTCAGTCCATTTAGTAAGACTAGGTCTAATACGACAACTTCTTAA